One region of Salvia miltiorrhiza cultivar Shanhuang (shh) chromosome 3, IMPLAD_Smil_shh, whole genome shotgun sequence genomic DNA includes:
- the LOC131015751 gene encoding uncharacterized protein LOC131015751, whose product MSNPNTIELIRQILSNPQFQAALATISVPENQAAPPLPSLPAPMTTPATSSRHAPPPVSQTPEVSKAVLNPAPISTIEHSADSPVEKPAKQGEPEKPSNKRKKKGAETSRPKLKAVRRSNRIPTQPRVSKPGPPKMVLLDESEDDVPPAKQARTSGPTVETSTADEESAAPTEETTEPTAPSPVQSLDTLLNEAEAEVAAENTSDDDTLLTEVLTKLKRKAIREGKRKATTSTVPPTPEATESEEEDMDVEDEEPEGSDMEANKAYQPFFYTADAAKSWQNVKKMECYSERNIEQDSFKVLNLVEFFKSRHLFKSVTEVEPFVKAVVQLVYSNLTADFGNPKSRKYGKAFYRNTVFNLTPSVINGILGTPDVKPTAVKNMDKVASVITGGKVRKWLKPMKSSTLSYLYSALFKIMTMNWIVSTNSTVVTQQHGILLYCIGEGLPFNLGQIIFDQIAASSQLSGLSFPSLIFRALRSQGVQVKASAKREVIHEYALTSMLFSEGKVADLPWVNPVAAPSVEDTTMITIPKATLQALLQHIDELENSLLQARRIQGESSSILNQAKGQLTALLSSQKGGEDAAADAAEGTGE is encoded by the coding sequence ATGTCTAACCCAAATACTATTGAGCTTATTAGACAGATCTTATCAAATCCCCAATTTCAAGCAGCCCTAGCCACCATCTCAGTGCCGGAAAATCAAGCTGCTCCACCGTTGCCGTCCCTGCCTGCTCCGATGACAACTCCAGCAACATCAAGCAGACACGCTCCACCACCGGTGTCTCAAACACCGGAAGTCTCAAAAGCGGTGCTAAATCCGGCGCCCATTTCTACAATCGAGCACTCTGCCGATTCACCGGTCGAAAAACCGGCAAAGCAAGGAGAACCTGAAAAACCCTCAAATAAACGCAAGAAGAAGGGGGCCGAAACCTCTAGGCCCAAGCTCAAGGCGGTACGGAGGTCAAATCGAATCCCCACTCAACCTAGGGTTTCAAAACCCGGACCCCCGAAGATGGTGTTACTCGACGAATCAGAAGACGACGTACCTCCAGCCAAGCAAGCACGGACGTCTGGGCCGACGGTAGAAACCTCCACTGCTGATGAAGAATCTGCTGCTCCAACAGAGGAGACCACAGAACCCACAGCCCCTTCTCCGGTGCAATCTCTTGATACTCTGCTCAACGAGGCTGAAGCAGAGGTAGCAGCAGAAAATACTTCTGACGACGACACACTCCTCACTGAGGTGTTAACAAAGCTCAAGCGAAAAGCCATTCGTGAGGGAAAAAGGAAGGCTACCACCTCGACTGTGCCCCCAACACCAGAGGCCACAGAGTCGGAAGAAGAAGACAtggatgtcgaagacgaggagCCCGAAGGCTCAGACATGGAGGCCAACAAAGCTTACCAGCCGTTCTTCTACACTGCTGATGCGGCAAAGTCGTGGCAAAATGTCAAGAAGATGGAGTGTTACAGTGAGCGGAACATCGAGCAAGACTCATTTAAAGTGCTCAATCTGGTGGAATTCTTCAAATCTCGCCATCTGTTCAAGTCCGTGACGGAGGTAGAGCCGTTTGTTAAAGCAGTGGTGCAGCTGGTTTATAGCAACTTGACAGCCGATTTCGGAAACCCAAAGTCCAGGAAGTACGGGAAAGCTTTTTACAGGAACACGGTCTTTAATTTGACGCCTTCGGTCATCAATGGAATTCTTGGCACGCCTGATGTGAAGCCCACAGCAGTAAAGAACATGGACAAAGTGGCCTCAGTCATCACTGGTGGGAAAGTGCGGAAATGGTTAAAGCCGATGAAATCATCCACCTTGTCCTATCTGTATTCTGCCTTGTTCAAGATCATGACCATGAACTGGATCGTGTCAACCAACTCCACGGTGGTTACACAACAGCATGGCATACTTCTCTATTGCATTGGAGAAGGATTGCCATTTAATCTAGGTCAGATTATCTTTGATCAGATTGCCGCTTCTTCTCAATTGTCGGGGTTGTCGTTCCCTTCGTTGATTTTTAGGGCACTTCGGAGTCAAGGTGTACAGGTGAAAGCATCTGCCAAGAGGGAGGTCATTCATGAGTATGCTCTTACGAGCATGCTCTTTAGCGAGGGCAAAGTTGCTGATCTGCCTTGGGTGAATCCAGTTGCTGCTCCCTCTGTTGAGGACACTACCATGATCACAATCCCGAAGGCAACATTGCAGGCCCTGTTGCAGCATATCGACGAATTGGAGAACAGCCTTCTGCAAGCCCGAAGAATTCAGGGGGAGTCATCGTCAATCCTGAATCAAGCCAAAGGACAGTTAACTGCCCTCCTTTCTTCCCAAAAAGGGGGAGAAGATGCTGCTGCTGATGCTGCTGAGGGAACAGGAGAGTAA